The Cohnella abietis genome has a segment encoding these proteins:
- a CDS encoding MMPL family transporter: MGRYCRHRLVVVVAAVIMVSVFAGFVFGHDIMIKQIGLALAVGILIDSFLVRMTLVPAVMAIFGDNAWWLPKWLDRLVPNLDVEGDKLLAELKAKEGAV; this comes from the coding sequence ATGGGCCGCTATTGTCGGCATCGTCTTGTCGTTGTGGTCGCCGCGGTCATCATGGTATCCGTATTCGCCGGATTTGTTTTCGGCCATGATATCATGATCAAGCAGATCGGTCTCGCACTTGCCGTCGGTATTCTGATCGACTCGTTCCTCGTCCGTATGACGCTAGTTCCGGCGGTTATGGCCATCTTCGGTGACAATGCTTGGTGGCTGCCGAAGTGGCTGGATCGCCTCGTACCGAATTTGGACGTTGAAGGGGACAAGTTGCTCGCCGAGCTGAAAGCCAAAGAAGGTGCCGTATAA